From the genome of Spirosomataceae bacterium TFI 002, one region includes:
- a CDS encoding Acetyltransferase (GNAT) domain-containing protein has translation MKFIKTDINEEINSLRVKHYENLKAPIDAMWELLYIASSQHYLIDHNEGHIGYCCIDENNSLIQIFLSEDSSFLMEKVVSELISLKLISSASLSTNEPIGFNACLSHSKSTTVNTFCFQHLNKEMEVNSTLEIELVSAKDIPAIKVFLKEQVGMDDSFGYTENLVSRKEIFMVKESQVIIATSECRMSDTQPDFADLGIIVKKGYEGKGIATEVMRMQVNRVLKASRKPICSTTFDNIASKRTIEKAGFYCSNIIFDIRF, from the coding sequence GTGAAGTTTATAAAAACAGATATTAACGAAGAAATTAATAGCCTTAGAGTCAAGCACTATGAAAATTTAAAGGCACCCATTGATGCGATGTGGGAATTGCTTTATATCGCCTCTTCTCAACATTATTTAATAGATCACAATGAAGGTCACATTGGTTATTGCTGCATTGATGAAAATAATTCGCTCATTCAGATTTTCCTTTCGGAAGATTCAAGTTTTTTAATGGAAAAGGTGGTTTCTGAGCTTATAAGTTTGAAGCTTATCTCTTCTGCAAGCCTGAGTACAAATGAGCCAATTGGCTTCAATGCATGCTTATCTCATTCAAAATCAACTACGGTAAATACCTTCTGTTTCCAACATTTAAATAAAGAAATGGAGGTGAATTCAACATTGGAAATAGAACTGGTTTCAGCTAAAGATATTCCAGCAATTAAGGTATTTCTAAAGGAACAAGTAGGTATGGACGACTCATTTGGCTACACCGAAAACCTTGTTTCCAGAAAGGAGATCTTCATGGTTAAGGAATCACAAGTTATTATTGCAACTAGTGAGTGCCGAATGAGTGATACTCAACCCGATTTTGCCGATTTGGGTATAATTGTAAAGAAAGGTTACGAAGGCAAAGGTATTGCTACAGAAGTAATGAGAATGCAAGTAAATCGAGTATTAAAAGCCAGCAGAAAACCAATTTGCTCAACTACATTCGATAACATAGCTTCCAAGAGAACTATCGAAAAGGCAGGGTTTTATTGTTCCAATATAATTTTTGACATTAGATTTTAA
- a CDS encoding 3-dehydro-L-gulonate 2-dehydrogenase produces the protein MPTKTILVTSEIMQTALFSLFVKYEFSKEKAELLAKVYTESTLSGVNSHGINRVPLFIDYVEKGLVKVNAEAIKAETFGSIERWDGNQGPGIINAEICTNRAIELAKQHGMGMVALRNTNHWMRGGAYGWQAADAGCISILFTNTQPNMPPWGGKESRIGNNPFVVSIPRDNGHVVLDMSLSQFAFGKINEYRLKGENLPFPGGWDDKNELSNDPEKILAKERGLPIGYWKGSALSIILDMLATLLSAGDSTFRISEKEFETGISQVYLCIYPKLFNDRDLQEKLINEIIAYTHDVPPMHTGDRTYFPGERSAMTKSRNLKNGMQVSDSVWQKVLELLG, from the coding sequence ATGCCAACTAAAACTATTTTAGTCACTTCTGAAATAATGCAAACTGCTCTTTTTAGCCTGTTTGTGAAATATGAATTCAGTAAAGAAAAGGCTGAATTGTTGGCTAAAGTGTACACAGAGAGTACGCTTTCAGGAGTAAACTCCCATGGAATAAATCGAGTGCCTTTATTCATTGATTATGTAGAAAAAGGCTTGGTTAAAGTTAATGCTGAGGCCATCAAAGCCGAAACCTTCGGCAGTATTGAAAGGTGGGACGGTAATCAAGGACCTGGAATTATCAACGCAGAGATCTGTACGAATAGAGCCATAGAATTGGCGAAGCAGCATGGCATGGGAATGGTCGCTTTGCGAAACACCAACCATTGGATGAGGGGTGGAGCTTATGGTTGGCAAGCAGCTGATGCTGGTTGCATTTCTATACTATTTACTAATACGCAACCCAATATGCCGCCTTGGGGTGGAAAAGAAAGTCGAATTGGTAACAATCCGTTTGTTGTATCTATTCCGCGAGATAATGGTCATGTGGTATTGGATATGTCACTTTCGCAATTTGCCTTTGGCAAAATCAACGAATATAGATTGAAGGGTGAAAATTTGCCATTTCCTGGAGGATGGGATGATAAGAATGAGCTCTCAAATGACCCAGAAAAGATTTTGGCAAAAGAACGCGGATTACCGATCGGTTACTGGAAAGGCTCAGCTTTGTCAATAATCCTTGATATGTTAGCTACACTTTTGTCTGCCGGTGATTCTACGTTCAGAATTAGTGAAAAGGAATTTGAAACTGGTATTTCGCAGGTTTATCTTTGTATTTACCCCAAGCTGTTCAATGATAGGGACTTACAAGAAAAACTCATCAACGAAATTATAGCTTATACTCACGATGTGCCACCAATGCATACGGGAGATCGAACTTATTTTCCTGGAGAAAGAAGTGCTATGACTAAATCTCGAAACCTGAAAAATGGTATGCAAGTAAGCGATAGTGTATGGCAAAAGGTATTGGAGCTTTTGGGCTAA
- a CDS encoding ATP-dependent RNA helicase RhlE, with amino-acid sequence MITFDDFKIKKQLRNAIDDLGFEKPTSIQQESYSPILAGSDFVGIAQTGTGKTFAYLLPILQDLKYSEQTHPRVLILAPTRELVIQIVEQIEKLTPYLTVRVLGVYGGTNNINPQKQAVVEGLDIIVGTPRRLYDLAVSNVLRLKAIKKLVIDEVDIMLDFGYKTQLKNIFDHLPVKRQNILFSATMTNYVDDLIDDFLISPVKKTISISGTPLETISQETYAVPNFYTKANLLNYLLEDKEEFSKVLIFVGTKVNADRLSETLEFGSQVAVIHSSKEQNHRTNSIEKFENGDCRILIATDVIARGIDIEKISHVISFDVPFYPENYIHRIGRTGRAEESGKAILLYTEKEIELKEAVESLMNYTIPLSEIPEEVERSHQLTPEEKDKPVDELADNHKNTTIEVGAAFHEKSAKNNKEKVERISYEKQLKNRYKKPIRKGDKIQNLKKKNKK; translated from the coding sequence ATGATTACTTTCGATGATTTCAAGATCAAAAAACAATTACGCAATGCCATTGACGATTTAGGCTTTGAGAAACCTACGTCTATTCAGCAGGAGTCTTATTCTCCTATTCTGGCTGGCTCCGATTTTGTAGGAATTGCTCAAACCGGAACTGGTAAAACTTTTGCCTATTTGCTACCAATTTTGCAGGATTTGAAGTACTCGGAGCAAACTCATCCAAGGGTTTTAATCCTCGCACCTACGAGAGAGTTGGTCATTCAAATTGTAGAACAAATAGAAAAACTGACGCCTTATCTCACTGTTAGAGTTTTGGGTGTATATGGTGGTACAAACAATATCAACCCACAAAAGCAAGCCGTAGTAGAGGGATTAGATATCATCGTGGGAACTCCAAGAAGGTTATATGACCTTGCTGTTTCTAATGTTTTGCGATTAAAAGCAATTAAAAAACTTGTTATTGACGAAGTCGATATCATGTTAGATTTTGGTTACAAAACACAGTTGAAAAACATTTTTGACCATCTTCCTGTTAAGCGACAAAATATCCTTTTTTCGGCTACCATGACTAATTACGTGGATGATCTAATCGATGACTTTTTGATTAGTCCGGTAAAGAAAACCATTTCTATTAGCGGTACGCCATTGGAGACGATCAGTCAAGAAACCTATGCTGTGCCTAATTTTTATACCAAGGCAAACTTGTTGAATTACTTACTAGAAGACAAGGAGGAATTTAGTAAAGTATTAATTTTTGTAGGTACCAAAGTGAATGCAGATCGTCTTTCTGAGACATTAGAGTTTGGGTCGCAAGTAGCCGTAATACATTCTAGCAAAGAACAAAATCATAGAACAAACTCAATTGAGAAGTTTGAAAATGGAGATTGTAGAATTCTCATTGCCACAGACGTAATTGCTCGTGGTATAGATATTGAAAAAATCTCTCATGTTATCAGTTTTGATGTTCCTTTTTATCCCGAAAACTACATCCACAGAATAGGACGTACTGGTCGAGCTGAAGAAAGTGGGAAGGCGATTCTACTATATACAGAGAAAGAAATAGAGCTAAAAGAGGCCGTTGAAAGCTTAATGAACTATACGATTCCACTAAGCGAAATTCCTGAAGAAGTAGAGAGGTCTCACCAACTCACACCAGAAGAAAAAGACAAGCCTGTAGATGAACTCGCTGACAATCACAAAAACACAACGATAGAAGTTGGTGCTGCTTTTCACGAGAAATCTGCAAAGAATAACAAAGAAAAGGTTGAAAGGATAAGCTACGAAAAGCAACTTAAAAATAGATACAAGAAACCAATAAGAAAGGGGGATAAAATCCAGAATTTGAAAAAGAAGAATAAGAAATAA
- a CDS encoding Mechanosensitive ion channel — MIDNINDWISQHPTTTNIIKYLVWILVILLIVSWIRQYLKKTLPDNSVKYKTQKGVEIIGYFLVVIVTVSYFTGSIKDFGLAVGFLTAGITITLQELILSIAGSFYIFFVRVYKPGDRIEINGIKGDVIDIDSIYTTMMEIGEWVSSDNYSGRIVKLSNAFVFKGPVYNYSQDFPFVWDEFNLPIRYGSDLELAKSIVISVAQEKLSDYVNASVEEWKAVVAKYYIEDAVVEPTLAITLTDNWVQFNLRYIVDYKKRRIVKNELNQEIGKRIELTKGKVILASATFEVVNIPTVKWSEDKGAGKQ; from the coding sequence TTGATAGATAATATTAATGATTGGATTTCCCAACATCCAACTACTACCAATATCATAAAGTATTTGGTATGGATACTCGTGATCCTCCTCATAGTTTCATGGATCAGGCAATATTTAAAGAAAACGCTTCCTGATAATTCAGTAAAGTATAAAACTCAAAAAGGTGTTGAAATTATCGGTTACTTCTTAGTGGTGATTGTCACTGTTTCCTACTTCACGGGTAGCATAAAAGATTTTGGGTTGGCAGTGGGTTTTCTTACGGCTGGCATCACAATTACTTTACAGGAGTTGATTTTGAGTATTGCTGGCTCCTTTTATATCTTTTTTGTGCGAGTATATAAACCCGGGGATAGAATTGAAATCAACGGAATTAAAGGGGATGTAATCGATATTGATAGTATTTATACCACCATGATGGAGATAGGAGAGTGGGTTTCTAGCGATAATTATAGTGGAAGAATTGTGAAGTTGAGCAATGCATTTGTATTCAAAGGGCCTGTGTACAATTATTCTCAAGACTTTCCTTTTGTGTGGGACGAATTTAACCTGCCCATTAGGTATGGATCCGACTTGGAGTTAGCAAAGTCCATTGTGATCTCTGTTGCTCAAGAAAAACTGTCGGACTATGTGAATGCTTCGGTAGAGGAATGGAAAGCCGTGGTAGCAAAATATTACATAGAAGACGCAGTTGTAGAACCAACTTTGGCAATTACATTGACAGACAATTGGGTTCAGTTTAATCTCAGGTACATCGTTGACTATAAAAAAAGAAGGATCGTCAAAAACGAATTGAATCAAGAAATAGGAAAGAGAATAGAGCTAACCAAAGGAAAGGTTATTCTTGCATCTGCAACTTTCGAAGTCGTGAATATACCTACTGTCAAATGGAGCGAAGATAAAGGAGCTGGGAAGCAGTAA
- a CDS encoding TonB dependent receptor, giving the protein MQRLLLLLIFGIATICEAQQTVSLSGYVTETGSREQLPGVNVYIDGTAYSTSTNNYGFYSLQIPKGEKVIVRYSFVGFKIVERSLTISQETTLNVELELSNNLDEVEVSAKRLNDRVSDTEQMSQISLPIQQIKKIPALLGEKDVLKVLQLMPGVQKGSEGQSGIYVRGGGPDQNLLILDEAPVYNANHLFGFFSVFNGDAIKSVELTKGGFPARYGGRLSSVIELQMKDGNKEEFHGEGGIGIISSRLTLEGPIQKGKSSFLVSGRRTYIDVLAKPIIKKIARQEDGVDANVGYYFYDLNAKFNHEFSEKDKVYLSGYFGKDVFYADIKEVDSGENSGLDWGNATATARWNHLFSSKLFANTSLIFSKFNFGVGSVLSERNTSTNEFEDQFSLRYDSRIRDIGLKVDFDYFPSNQHAVKFGVNLIRHRFEPSAIAVEGGFGEESIDFEEKPSNSLESAIYVEDVWQPLPKLKINGGLRISGFQAINKYYVNPEPRLALAYKLNKDLSVKGSYAIMNQYIHLLSNTGIGLPTDLWVPTTSIVKPQQSQQVAIGLARDFENQGLTLTVEGYYKKMDNIVSYKEGATFLSFNGEGAGSSTFEDRVTQGQGWSYGGEFMLQKKVGKFSGWVGYTLSWTQWQFDLLNFGEKFYPRYDRRHDLSLVGIYELSKRVSLSATWVYGTGNALTLPLSNYNSARDDIIRPNDNVQFTNQSQFNFFSVSEYGERNSFRAEAFHRLDVAVQIRKQKKHWERTWEFGLYNAYNRRNPFFYITDVQQPTQQNQGQEPKTVLKRVSLFPVIPSVSYSFKF; this is encoded by the coding sequence ATGCAAAGACTATTACTGTTACTAATTTTTGGTATTGCAACTATTTGTGAAGCACAACAAACTGTCTCGCTGAGTGGATATGTGACTGAAACAGGCAGCAGAGAGCAGTTGCCGGGTGTAAATGTGTACATTGATGGTACTGCTTACAGCACCTCTACCAACAATTATGGTTTCTATTCTTTACAGATTCCCAAAGGTGAAAAAGTGATCGTTCGCTATTCTTTTGTAGGTTTCAAAATCGTTGAAAGAAGCTTAACAATAAGCCAAGAAACAACACTCAATGTTGAACTGGAACTAAGCAATAACTTGGATGAAGTAGAGGTATCTGCGAAGCGATTAAATGACCGAGTGAGTGATACAGAGCAAATGAGCCAAATCTCATTGCCAATTCAACAGATCAAGAAAATTCCAGCATTGCTTGGTGAAAAAGATGTTTTAAAAGTACTCCAACTAATGCCCGGAGTACAAAAAGGCTCAGAGGGACAAAGTGGAATTTATGTTCGCGGAGGTGGTCCAGATCAAAATTTACTTATTCTTGATGAAGCACCGGTATATAATGCCAATCACCTTTTTGGATTTTTCTCGGTTTTCAACGGTGATGCTATCAAAAGTGTAGAGCTAACAAAAGGAGGCTTTCCTGCACGATACGGAGGAAGGCTTTCGTCGGTAATTGAGCTTCAAATGAAAGACGGAAACAAAGAAGAGTTTCACGGCGAAGGAGGCATCGGGATTATATCTTCTAGACTAACGCTTGAAGGGCCTATTCAAAAAGGTAAATCTTCTTTTCTTGTATCTGGAAGAAGGACCTACATAGATGTGCTGGCTAAACCTATCATTAAAAAAATTGCACGACAAGAGGATGGGGTAGATGCCAATGTGGGGTATTATTTCTATGATCTCAATGCTAAGTTCAATCATGAATTTAGTGAAAAAGACAAAGTCTATCTCAGTGGCTATTTTGGGAAAGATGTATTTTATGCCGACATAAAAGAAGTGGATAGTGGTGAAAACTCAGGACTAGATTGGGGAAATGCAACGGCTACTGCGAGGTGGAATCACCTTTTTAGTTCCAAATTATTTGCCAATACTTCGCTCATTTTCAGTAAGTTCAACTTTGGTGTAGGTTCTGTTTTGTCGGAACGAAATACGAGTACAAATGAATTTGAAGATCAATTCAGTCTTCGTTACGATTCCAGAATTCGAGACATTGGGCTTAAGGTTGATTTTGACTATTTTCCCAGTAATCAGCATGCAGTCAAATTTGGAGTAAACCTTATTCGTCACCGTTTTGAACCTAGTGCAATTGCTGTAGAAGGTGGTTTTGGAGAAGAGTCTATTGATTTTGAAGAAAAGCCATCCAACTCATTAGAATCTGCGATTTATGTAGAAGACGTATGGCAACCTTTGCCCAAATTGAAAATAAATGGAGGGCTAAGAATCAGTGGTTTTCAAGCCATCAATAAGTACTATGTAAATCCAGAGCCGCGTCTTGCTTTGGCATATAAACTGAATAAAGACTTATCCGTGAAAGGTTCGTATGCGATAATGAACCAATACATCCACTTACTCTCCAACACAGGAATAGGTTTACCTACAGATTTGTGGGTTCCTACTACGTCGATAGTAAAACCTCAACAATCTCAGCAAGTGGCTATTGGCTTGGCTAGGGATTTCGAAAATCAGGGCCTTACACTTACCGTTGAAGGCTATTACAAAAAGATGGACAACATTGTAAGTTATAAAGAAGGGGCGACTTTCCTTTCTTTCAATGGCGAAGGTGCTGGTAGCTCCACATTTGAAGATCGTGTCACACAAGGCCAAGGTTGGTCTTATGGAGGAGAATTTATGTTACAAAAGAAGGTAGGAAAGTTTTCGGGCTGGGTTGGTTACACACTTTCTTGGACTCAGTGGCAATTTGACCTGCTCAACTTTGGAGAAAAGTTTTATCCTAGATACGACCGACGACATGACTTATCCTTGGTAGGAATTTACGAGTTGTCAAAACGAGTTTCACTTTCGGCAACTTGGGTTTATGGAACTGGAAATGCTTTGACCCTACCGCTGAGTAACTACAACTCTGCAAGAGATGATATTATAAGGCCAAATGACAATGTCCAATTTACTAATCAAAGTCAGTTTAACTTCTTTTCAGTGTCTGAATATGGTGAGCGAAATTCATTTAGGGCAGAGGCTTTTCATCGCTTAGATGTGGCTGTTCAAATCCGTAAACAAAAGAAACATTGGGAACGAACTTGGGAATTTGGATTGTATAATGCCTATAATCGCCGTAACCCTTTCTTTTATATCACAGATGTGCAGCAACCAACTCAACAAAATCAAGGGCAAGAACCTAAAACAGTTTTAAAGAGAGTTTCGCTTTTTCCAGTGATACCGTCTGTAAGCTATAGTTTTAAATTTTGA
- a CDS encoding cystathione beta-lyase produces the protein MHYNFDEPVIRKNTNSFKWDKFDKSVLPMWIADMDFQSPPEVQTALQQLVNHGVFGYTHEPAELIEVVIDRLEKLHNWKVKKEWIVLLPGLVPGIHASTQLLGGEFNSVMTSTPVYYPFMQAADSGPRQLQAVQFLKKGNKWAMDFDEMKAKATLDTKMYLLCNPHNPNGRVFSRTELEELASFCLERDLLIMSDEIHCDLILDESKSHISIASISPEIADKTITLLAPSKTFNIAGLGCSMAVIPNLELRNAFRKATYGILPHPTAFAYEAALAAYKYGEEWRKELIAYLKQNHDFLLEEVNKIKGLEMLPLDATYLAWIKYEGNFEGGIEKYLASHGLGVSPGEQFAGDGFFRLNFGTQKANVEQAVEILKKAFA, from the coding sequence ATGCATTACAACTTCGATGAGCCGGTAATAAGAAAAAATACAAATTCTTTCAAATGGGATAAATTCGACAAATCTGTTTTACCAATGTGGATAGCAGATATGGACTTTCAATCACCACCAGAAGTACAAACAGCTTTACAGCAGTTGGTTAATCACGGTGTTTTTGGATATACCCATGAACCTGCTGAGTTAATCGAAGTAGTTATTGATCGGCTTGAAAAGTTACATAACTGGAAAGTAAAAAAAGAGTGGATTGTATTGCTACCTGGTCTGGTGCCAGGGATCCATGCTAGTACTCAATTATTGGGTGGTGAATTCAATAGCGTCATGACTTCTACGCCAGTTTATTATCCATTTATGCAAGCGGCTGATTCGGGCCCACGACAACTCCAAGCCGTTCAGTTTCTTAAGAAAGGAAACAAATGGGCGATGGACTTTGATGAGATGAAAGCAAAGGCAACTCTAGATACAAAGATGTATTTGCTCTGCAATCCTCATAACCCTAATGGACGGGTTTTCAGTCGAACTGAGTTAGAAGAACTAGCTTCATTCTGCTTGGAAAGAGATCTTCTAATTATGTCCGATGAAATTCATTGCGACTTGATTTTGGATGAAAGTAAATCTCACATTTCCATAGCAAGTATTTCACCTGAAATTGCGGATAAAACAATCACTTTACTCGCTCCTAGTAAGACATTTAATATTGCTGGTTTAGGTTGTTCTATGGCTGTAATACCAAACTTAGAATTAAGAAATGCATTCAGGAAAGCAACTTATGGGATTTTGCCTCACCCTACTGCTTTTGCATATGAAGCGGCTCTAGCTGCCTATAAATATGGCGAAGAATGGAGGAAAGAATTGATAGCTTACCTAAAGCAAAATCATGATTTCTTGCTTGAAGAAGTTAACAAAATCAAAGGTTTAGAAATGCTCCCATTGGATGCAACTTATTTGGCTTGGATCAAGTACGAGGGGAATTTTGAGGGTGGGATTGAGAAATACCTTGCATCTCATGGATTAGGTGTATCTCCTGGAGAGCAATTTGCTGGAGATGGCTTTTTTAGATTGAATTTTGGTACTCAAAAAGCTAATGTAGAGCAAGCCGTAGAGATTCTGAAAAAGGCTTTTGCTTGA
- a CDS encoding DoxX-like family protein, translating to MNKKLLYWVPTVLLSAMMLMSAGMYVFNYEEISLAFPKLGFPAFVIYPLAVLKVLGVIALLTNKSKFLSEWAYAGFFFDFLLAASGHLNAGDGEAMGAFVALALLTTSRYFWQLRTAE from the coding sequence ATGAATAAAAAACTATTGTATTGGGTACCAACGGTACTTTTGAGTGCCATGATGTTGATGTCGGCAGGCATGTATGTTTTTAATTACGAAGAAATATCTCTTGCTTTTCCTAAACTTGGATTTCCCGCTTTTGTAATTTATCCATTGGCAGTTTTAAAAGTGTTAGGTGTAATTGCACTTTTGACCAACAAGTCAAAGTTCTTGAGTGAATGGGCATATGCTGGATTCTTCTTCGATTTTTTGTTGGCTGCTTCAGGTCATTTAAATGCAGGAGATGGTGAAGCCATGGGTGCTTTTGTTGCCTTGGCTCTTTTGACTACTTCTCGGTATTTCTGGCAGTTACGAACTGCTGAGTAG
- a CDS encoding toxin ParE1/3/4 — protein sequence MYELRVTQSAIQDITEILIYTLLEFGENQSKKYENQIDEHIRSIGINPFIGHSRIDIPKECLALPFGGHVLVYKIENSTIFILRVLNQRMDFLNLF from the coding sequence ATGTATGAATTAAGAGTTACTCAAAGTGCTATACAAGACATCACGGAAATTCTCATCTACACTTTGTTGGAATTTGGTGAAAACCAAAGCAAGAAGTATGAAAACCAAATTGATGAACACATCAGGAGCATTGGAATAAATCCTTTTATTGGACATTCTAGAATTGATATTCCAAAAGAATGTTTGGCTTTGCCTTTTGGAGGTCATGTATTAGTTTACAAAATCGAAAATTCAACAATATTTATACTCAGAGTTTTAAATCAAAGGATGGATTTTTTGAATTTGTTTTAA
- a CDS encoding L,D-transpeptidase catalytic domain: MKRLILLFICFPFLVNGQWGIEAKANDLAQLASLHDISINIPVSLDSAKLEKLAYEFIQKYHFGEKPKNLTFNGLDNSKGKQICSTWVNEFMNMPLTKALPIQSRPIGELENFKLWKQQFDITNYVLVNIASNELTAFENDSIALKMKVIVGTRKNKTPVMATYADAVMLYPYWTPTANIIHNEIIPKVKKDMSYLSRNNFEVLNNKGQLVDPTDLDWNSFNRKNFPYKIRQGTGCDNSLGLLKINIQNPHSIYMHDTPHTTYNKGLFDREKRFFSHGCIRLEKPLELANWLDPKTTIDQGLMDKCLLNQKPEVVFLKQKVPVFLMYFTEYYDENGEYVELDDVYGLQE, translated from the coding sequence TTGAAGAGACTAATTCTACTTTTTATATGCTTCCCATTTCTCGTAAATGGTCAATGGGGAATTGAAGCAAAAGCAAATGATTTGGCTCAGCTAGCATCGCTTCATGATATTTCCATTAACATTCCAGTAAGTTTGGACAGTGCAAAATTGGAAAAACTGGCTTACGAATTCATTCAAAAATATCACTTTGGCGAAAAACCCAAAAATCTAACATTCAATGGCTTAGACAACTCAAAAGGAAAGCAAATATGCTCAACTTGGGTTAATGAGTTCATGAATATGCCACTCACAAAAGCACTACCGATTCAGTCAAGGCCAATTGGTGAATTAGAAAACTTCAAATTATGGAAACAGCAATTCGATATAACTAATTACGTACTTGTCAATATTGCAAGCAACGAACTTACGGCATTTGAAAATGACAGCATTGCCCTTAAAATGAAAGTGATTGTAGGCACAAGAAAGAACAAAACTCCAGTGATGGCCACTTATGCTGATGCTGTTATGCTTTACCCTTATTGGACACCAACAGCCAATATCATTCACAATGAAATTATTCCCAAAGTCAAAAAGGACATGAGTTATTTGTCTAGAAATAATTTTGAAGTTTTGAATAACAAAGGACAATTGGTTGACCCCACAGACCTAGATTGGAATAGTTTTAACAGGAAAAACTTCCCTTACAAAATAAGACAAGGAACAGGTTGCGACAACTCACTTGGTTTACTTAAGATTAACATTCAGAACCCTCATAGTATTTACATGCATGACACTCCCCACACGACGTACAATAAGGGTTTGTTTGACAGAGAGAAGCGTTTCTTTAGCCATGGCTGCATTAGACTTGAAAAGCCACTAGAACTAGCAAATTGGCTTGATCCCAAAACAACTATTGATCAAGGATTAATGGATAAATGCCTGCTAAATCAAAAACCTGAAGTAGTTTTTCTAAAACAAAAAGTGCCAGTTTTCTTGATGTACTTTACGGAATATTATGATGAAAATGGAGAGTATGTAGAGCTTGATGATGTTTATGGATTGCAGGAGTGA
- a CDS encoding Predicted Fe2+/Mn2+ transporter, VIT1/CCC1 family: MALDGDSIFTLIPKFEVETMNREKNDLEEYMHKHYIHRSGWLRAAVLGANDGILSTASLAIGVAAASASREPIVLATLAGLVAGALSMAAGEYVSVSSQADVEHADIEREKEELADMPEIELLRLAEIYENRGLKKETALVVAKELTAKDALEAHVRDELGITDQSQAQPIQAALASGAAFSLGGGLPFLVALFFPLDHIEYALYASAIMFLIILGAVAAKAGGSSVLKAVVRVTFWGTIAMGLTALVGSFFNVSI, translated from the coding sequence ATGGCCTTGGATGGAGATTCAATTTTTACATTAATTCCGAAGTTTGAGGTTGAAACTATGAACAGAGAAAAGAACGATTTAGAAGAGTACATGCACAAGCATTACATCCATAGAAGTGGATGGTTAAGGGCAGCTGTATTAGGAGCAAACGATGGAATTTTATCTACCGCTAGTTTGGCAATTGGAGTTGCTGCGGCAAGTGCGAGTAGAGAACCAATCGTCTTGGCTACTTTAGCTGGGCTTGTGGCAGGGGCTTTGTCTATGGCGGCAGGAGAATACGTTTCGGTGAGTTCTCAGGCAGATGTTGAACACGCGGATATTGAGCGAGAGAAAGAAGAATTGGCTGATATGCCAGAAATAGAATTGCTTCGCCTTGCCGAAATATATGAAAACCGCGGCTTGAAAAAAGAAACGGCTCTAGTTGTTGCCAAAGAACTTACGGCTAAGGACGCATTGGAGGCTCACGTTAGGGATGAGCTCGGAATTACAGATCAAAGCCAAGCTCAACCAATTCAGGCTGCTTTGGCTTCTGGGGCGGCTTTTTCCTTGGGTGGAGGTTTACCTTTTTTGGTTGCTCTATTTTTTCCATTGGACCATATTGAATATGCTCTGTATGCTTCGGCTATAATGTTTTTGATTATTCTGGGTGCGGTGGCTGCAAAAGCAGGAGGTTCAAGTGTATTAAAAGCTGTTGTTCGAGTTACTTTTTGGGGAACCATCGCAATGGGGCTTACAGCATTAGTGGGGTCTTTTTTTAATGTGAGCATATAG
- a CDS encoding LytTr DNA-binding domain-containing protein translates to MKKCINADPHDIVMLKAEANYTVYYFKNGEKYISGFTLKIHEEKEELKSFIRVNRSHLLNPEHIKKLKTKDKVTRILMSNGVETHVSRRRNPFKAAL, encoded by the coding sequence ATGAAAAAATGTATAAATGCTGATCCTCACGACATCGTGATGTTAAAGGCAGAGGCAAACTATACTGTCTATTATTTTAAAAACGGAGAAAAATATATATCGGGATTTACTCTAAAAATTCATGAAGAAAAAGAAGAACTTAAAAGCTTTATTCGGGTAAATAGGTCGCACCTACTAAATCCCGAACACATCAAAAAACTAAAAACCAAAGACAAAGTAACACGAATATTGATGTCAAATGGCGTAGAAACCCATGTATCTAGAAGGAGAAATCCTTTCAAGGCAGCCCTTTGA